The Xenorhabdus doucetiae genome has a window encoding:
- the tusA gene encoding sulfurtransferase TusA, with product MADVFANPDKTLDTLGLRCPEPVMMVRKTVRHMTAGQTLLIIADDPATTRDIPGFCRFMDHALIAQETAQTPYRYLLKKSENSV from the coding sequence ATGGCCGATGTTTTTGCCAACCCTGACAAAACACTTGATACATTGGGACTGCGTTGCCCAGAACCCGTCATGATGGTACGCAAGACGGTTCGCCATATGACGGCGGGTCAGACGTTGTTGATCATTGCGGACGATCCGGCGACCACCCGTGATATTCCGGGCTTCTGCCGCTTTATGGATCATGCGCTGATCGCCCAAGAGACAGCGCAAACGCCTTATCGATACCTGCTCAAAAAAAGCGAAAATTCTGTTTAA
- a CDS encoding 7-cyano-7-deazaguanine/7-aminomethyl-7-deazaguanine transporter, whose translation MFQLTVQQRATALIWLSLFHILIITSSNYLVQLPISILGLHTTWGAFTFPFIFLATDLTVRIYGAPLARRIIISVMLPALLISYLISALFFQGTWQGFETLGTFNLFVARIAAASFMAYVLGQILDVGVFNRLRQKSRWWIAPAAAMFFGNMLDTLAFFFIAFYRSTDVFMATHWVEIALVDYAFKLFICMLFFLPAYGILLNLILRHFFAQTVDKTLIKAH comes from the coding sequence ATGTTCCAATTGACTGTGCAACAACGCGCCACGGCATTGATCTGGCTTTCGCTTTTCCACATTTTGATCATTACTTCCAGTAACTATCTGGTGCAACTGCCCATCTCCATTTTGGGTTTGCATACCACTTGGGGAGCATTTACCTTTCCCTTTATCTTTTTGGCGACTGACCTGACCGTGCGTATTTATGGTGCGCCATTGGCTCGCCGGATCATTATTTCCGTCATGCTGCCGGCACTGCTGATCTCTTATCTAATTTCTGCGCTGTTTTTCCAGGGAACCTGGCAGGGATTCGAAACATTGGGCACCTTTAATCTGTTTGTCGCCCGGATTGCAGCCGCCAGCTTTATGGCCTATGTGCTGGGTCAGATATTAGATGTCGGTGTCTTCAATCGTCTTCGCCAAAAAAGTCGCTGGTGGATAGCGCCCGCTGCCGCTATGTTTTTCGGTAATATGCTCGATACACTGGCCTTTTTCTTTATCGCGTTTTACCGCAGCACTGATGTATTTATGGCGACGCATTGGGTAGAAATTGCGTTAGTGGATTATGCTTTCAAGCTGTTTATCTGCATGCTCTTCTTCCTGCCCGCTTATGGCATTTTGTTGAACTTAATCCTGCGACATTTTTTCGCTCAAACAGTAGATAAGACGCTGATCAAAGCTCACTAA
- a CDS encoding glycerol dehydrogenase, producing MLKVIQSPSKYIQGPGALSHLGRYTKMLADHVFVIADNFVMNLIGDTVSRSLEEHEVTSHFELFNGECSRSEIQRLSAILLQHQCQAIIGIGGGKTIDTAKAVAHESKIPVIISPTLASTDAPTSALSVLYTELGEFDSYLFYPQNPNIVLMDTNIIAKAPVRLLVAGMGDALATYFEARANSAAHKPTMAGGATSTTGLALAKLCYETILAEGYKAKLAVEAGVSTPAVENIVEANTYLSGIGFESAGLAAAHAIHNGFTVLEECHHLYHGEKVAFGTLTQLILENSPSEELETVLDFCVQVGLPVTLEQLGLRDNEKLHQKIMQVAIASCAEGETIHNMPFAVTPEQVYAAILAADRMGKDWLY from the coding sequence ATGCTGAAAGTGATCCAGTCTCCATCCAAATATATCCAAGGGCCGGGTGCGTTATCCCACCTTGGCCGATATACCAAAATGCTTGCTGACCACGTCTTCGTCATTGCCGATAATTTCGTGATGAACCTGATTGGGGATACCGTCAGCAGGAGCTTAGAAGAACACGAAGTCACCAGCCATTTCGAACTTTTCAATGGTGAATGTAGCCGTAGTGAGATCCAACGCTTGTCTGCCATTCTGTTGCAACATCAATGTCAGGCTATCATCGGGATCGGAGGAGGAAAAACGATTGATACCGCCAAGGCGGTTGCACACGAATCTAAAATACCGGTGATTATTTCGCCTACCCTTGCGTCAACGGATGCACCGACCAGTGCCCTTTCTGTTCTTTACACTGAACTCGGCGAATTCGACAGCTATCTGTTCTACCCACAAAATCCCAATATCGTGCTGATGGATACCAATATCATTGCCAAGGCACCGGTTCGCTTACTTGTGGCAGGTATGGGGGATGCGCTCGCTACCTACTTTGAGGCGCGAGCCAATAGTGCAGCCCATAAACCCACGATGGCGGGAGGTGCGACGTCCACCACCGGGTTGGCGTTGGCAAAACTGTGTTATGAAACCATACTGGCGGAAGGTTACAAAGCTAAACTGGCGGTAGAAGCCGGTGTTAGTACACCGGCAGTTGAAAATATTGTGGAGGCCAATACCTATCTGAGCGGTATTGGTTTTGAAAGTGCGGGACTGGCTGCCGCACATGCCATCCACAACGGTTTTACTGTGCTGGAAGAGTGCCATCACCTCTATCATGGTGAAAAAGTCGCGTTTGGCACCCTGACACAATTGATATTAGAAAACAGCCCAAGTGAAGAGTTGGAAACCGTGCTCGATTTTTGCGTACAAGTCGGACTGCCCGTCACGCTGGAACAATTGGGCTTACGTGATAATGAAAAGCTGCATCAAAAAATCATGCAAGTCGCTATCGCAAGCTGCGCCGAAGGTGAAACCATCCACAATATGCCATTTGCGGTAACCCCAGAGCAGGTTTACGCCGCAATTTTGGCCGCAGATCGAATGGGTAAAGATTGGTTGTATTAA
- a CDS encoding amino acid adenylation domain-containing protein: MTADLEPWFNNVPSRLAELAKMIPNAIAVSDPHETLTFGELNQRIENAAHVLRDHGVKMGGNVAIAARRGIAWFVTMQAIWRIGAVYIPLNTMMPEKRLNDILASLPESTLVFDDTVSAGLKASTLIAVDTLLNKRGKAEIAEHIDPPVLGDHSAYVMFTSGSTGLPKAVQVQHDNLAACLCGFGKLLSISQRDHMLALTTFSFDTSVLELLLTLVHGGSIHIASIDIQRDAMALSETLSDPQFTFAQATPLTWSMALNAGWKPRPAMSMLCGGEALSQDLADQLTATGGTLWNVYGSTETSIWSTAFRMKKGDKVQLGGPIPGTSITIVDKHLRPVPKGTVGEILIGGLGVTAGYRNNPIETVKRYVPDITRKGKRAYLTGDLARMLADGSLIYMGRLDDQVKIRGYRIGLDEIEIALRKQRGVQDAIIRVTGSGDFAKIQAFVLFDPNLIVPEDWVRETQLSLREALHEAWIPGEYYRIPYIPQTSRGKRDQKRLENVAERLNASYDHEHDIVQPRNETEKRVYEIWHGLLGKSDPLPNHYG, translated from the coding sequence ATGACAGCAGATCTAGAACCGTGGTTTAACAACGTTCCTTCTCGGTTGGCTGAGTTGGCAAAAATGATACCTAATGCTATCGCTGTTTCTGATCCACATGAAACGTTAACATTTGGTGAGTTGAATCAACGCATTGAGAATGCGGCACATGTTTTGCGTGACCACGGCGTCAAAATGGGGGGCAATGTTGCCATTGCCGCCCGGCGGGGGATTGCATGGTTTGTCACCATGCAGGCAATTTGGCGAATTGGGGCGGTGTATATCCCCCTGAATACCATGATGCCAGAAAAACGCCTGAATGATATTCTCGCCAGTCTGCCGGAAAGTACTCTGGTATTTGACGATACAGTGTCGGCGGGGCTTAAGGCATCAACATTAATCGCTGTGGATACCCTTTTAAATAAGAGAGGCAAGGCTGAAATAGCAGAACATATTGATCCCCCTGTATTGGGTGATCATTCTGCTTATGTGATGTTTACTTCTGGCTCCACAGGATTGCCAAAAGCGGTACAGGTTCAGCATGACAATCTGGCTGCTTGTCTGTGCGGATTTGGCAAACTGTTGTCAATCAGTCAGCGTGACCACATGCTGGCATTAACAACTTTCTCTTTTGATACCTCCGTGCTGGAATTGTTGCTGACCCTCGTTCATGGCGGCAGTATCCACATCGCTTCAATTGATATTCAACGTGATGCAATGGCGTTATCTGAAACGCTGTCAGATCCACAATTCACTTTCGCCCAAGCAACACCGTTAACTTGGTCAATGGCCCTGAATGCGGGATGGAAACCTCGCCCTGCAATGAGCATGCTTTGCGGGGGAGAGGCGTTGTCACAAGATCTGGCAGATCAACTGACCGCTACCGGAGGCACATTATGGAACGTCTACGGTTCAACGGAAACGAGCATCTGGTCAACCGCGTTCCGCATGAAAAAAGGCGACAAGGTTCAACTAGGAGGGCCTATTCCGGGCACCAGCATTACGATTGTGGATAAACATTTACGGCCGGTTCCCAAAGGGACGGTAGGAGAAATTCTTATCGGTGGATTGGGTGTGACCGCAGGCTACCGCAATAACCCCATTGAGACGGTCAAAAGATATGTCCCCGATATAACTCGAAAAGGTAAAAGAGCCTATTTGACAGGCGATCTGGCACGCATGCTTGCAGATGGCTCTCTCATTTATATGGGGAGACTAGATGATCAGGTGAAAATACGGGGATATCGGATTGGTCTAGATGAGATAGAAATTGCCTTGAGAAAACAACGTGGCGTACAAGATGCCATTATCCGAGTCACAGGCAGTGGCGATTTTGCCAAGATCCAAGCGTTTGTCTTGTTCGATCCTAATTTGATTGTGCCGGAAGATTGGGTACGCGAGACCCAACTCTCTCTCAGGGAAGCTCTGCATGAAGCCTGGATACCTGGCGAATATTACCGTATTCCTTATATTCCGCAGACAAGCCGTGGTAAAAGGGATCAAAAACGGTTGGAAAACGTTGCGGAACGATTAAATGCCAGCTATGACCATGAGCATGACATAGTGCAGCCGCGAAATGAAACGGAAAAACGCGTTTATGAAATTTGGCATGGTTTACTGGGGAAGTCAGATCCGTTGCCCAACCATTACGGCTGA
- the glpT gene encoding glycerol-3-phosphate transporter, translated as MLSIFKPAPHKARLPAQEIDPLYRRLRWQIFIGIFFGYAAYYLVRKNFALAIPSLIDQGFSKGDLGFALSGISIAYGFSKFIMGSVSDRSNPRVFLPAGLILAALVMLFMGFVPWATSSIAIMFVLLFLCGWFQGMGWPPCGRTMVHWWSQKERGGIVSVWNCAHNVGGGVPPLLFMLGMAWFNDWKAAFYMPAFAAILVAIIVFALMRDTPQSCGLPPIEEYKNDYPPDYTEKDEKELTAKEIFMQYVLPNKLLWMIAVANVFVYLLRYGILDWSPTYLKEVKDFTMDKSSWAYFLYEYAGIPGTLLCGWMSDKVFKGNRGATGVFFMILVTIATIVFWLNPAGNPNIDMLCMLVIGFLIYGPVMLIGLHALELAPKKAAGTAAGFTGLFGYLGGSVAASIIVGYTVDYFGWNGGFMVMIGGSALSVILLLLVMLSENKHKQELARQGQ; from the coding sequence ATGTTAAGTATTTTCAAGCCAGCGCCTCATAAGGCCCGGTTGCCTGCGCAAGAAATAGATCCACTCTATCGTCGCTTGCGCTGGCAAATTTTTATAGGGATTTTCTTTGGCTATGCCGCTTACTACCTGGTAAGAAAAAACTTTGCACTCGCCATCCCTTCCTTGATTGATCAGGGTTTTTCCAAAGGCGATCTTGGTTTTGCATTATCAGGAATTTCAATTGCCTACGGATTCTCAAAATTTATTATGGGTTCCGTTTCTGACCGTTCTAATCCACGTGTTTTCTTGCCTGCGGGGTTGATACTGGCGGCATTGGTGATGCTGTTTATGGGCTTTGTCCCGTGGGCCACTTCCAGCATAGCTATCATGTTTGTTCTGCTGTTCCTCTGCGGCTGGTTTCAGGGTATGGGTTGGCCTCCTTGCGGACGTACCATGGTTCACTGGTGGTCACAGAAAGAGCGCGGTGGCATTGTTTCCGTCTGGAACTGTGCCCATAACGTTGGCGGGGGCGTTCCACCCTTACTGTTTATGTTGGGTATGGCTTGGTTCAATGACTGGAAAGCCGCGTTTTATATGCCGGCGTTTGCGGCTATCCTGGTGGCAATCATTGTTTTCGCCTTAATGCGCGATACCCCGCAATCCTGTGGCTTACCGCCAATCGAAGAGTATAAAAATGATTATCCACCGGATTATACGGAAAAAGACGAAAAGGAACTGACAGCAAAAGAAATTTTCATGCAGTACGTTTTGCCGAATAAATTGCTGTGGATGATCGCCGTTGCCAACGTATTCGTCTACTTGCTGCGCTACGGTATTCTTGACTGGTCACCGACTTATTTGAAGGAAGTGAAAGACTTTACTATGGATAAGTCTTCCTGGGCCTATTTCCTGTATGAATATGCGGGCATTCCAGGCACCCTGCTGTGTGGTTGGATGTCGGACAAAGTCTTCAAAGGTAACCGGGGTGCCACAGGGGTATTTTTCATGATACTGGTTACCATCGCCACTATCGTATTCTGGTTGAATCCAGCGGGTAACCCTAATATCGATATGCTCTGTATGCTGGTTATCGGCTTCCTGATTTACGGCCCAGTCATGCTGATCGGTCTGCATGCTCTGGAATTGGCGCCGAAAAAAGCCGCCGGAACCGCGGCCGGATTTACCGGTCTGTTTGGCTATCTGGGGGGTTCTGTTGCGGCCAGTATCATCGTCGGTTATACCGTTGATTATTTTGGTTGGAACGGTGGCTTTATGGTCATGATCGGCGGTAGCGCCCTGTCCGTTATTCTGCTGCTGCTTGTTATGTTAAGTGAAAACAAACACAAACAAGAATTGGCTCGTCAAGGTCAGTGA